Proteins co-encoded in one Deltaproteobacteria bacterium genomic window:
- a CDS encoding GNAT family N-acetyltransferase, whose translation MEFRVIGSLSEAWDVVDRLNDLSYEPSPFLTSRYLRAWDTYFSATMEKLVIAGVQGEKVRGAGLFYLREKPSTYFLIGGKSLSDRLGFVIERGFEQKFIGGFFAYLAGMESMRGSRFVINNVNGGTPQQEVLEDIRGKTAGLKMETVDSSPYIELPADFDAYLMSLSGKQRHELRRKIKRASEGLGGIRVDVVDGRDASRLPLAMEEFVRLHSSSNTGKLNFWKGRRREFFDAIAGEFGEAGWLKILFLLGGSRDERVAALMIFDYGGDYLLYNSGFDPAHRRSSPGIVLISDAIKRAIGEGRKRFDFLRGEERYKYELGSRNRAVYRVEFDV comes from the coding sequence ATGGAATTTCGGGTAATAGGCTCCCTCAGCGAGGCCTGGGATGTCGTGGACAGGCTGAACGATCTGTCTTACGAGCCCTCCCCGTTTCTCACCTCGCGGTACCTCCGGGCGTGGGACACCTATTTCTCGGCCACCATGGAGAAGCTCGTCATCGCGGGGGTGCAGGGGGAGAAGGTACGGGGTGCCGGCCTCTTTTACCTCCGGGAGAAGCCCTCCACATACTTTCTGATCGGCGGCAAGTCTCTCTCCGACAGGCTCGGATTCGTGATCGAGCGGGGTTTCGAGCAAAAGTTCATCGGGGGTTTCTTTGCCTACCTCGCCGGGATGGAGAGCATGCGGGGTTCCCGCTTCGTGATCAACAACGTAAACGGTGGCACTCCCCAGCAGGAGGTGCTGGAGGATATCCGGGGAAAGACCGCCGGCCTCAAGATGGAAACCGTCGATTCATCCCCCTACATCGAACTCCCCGCCGATTTCGATGCCTATCTCATGTCCCTCTCGGGGAAGCAGCGGCACGAGCTCAGGAGGAAGATCAAGAGGGCATCGGAGGGCCTGGGCGGAATACGTGTCGATGTTGTCGACGGGCGGGACGCGTCGAGGCTCCCGCTGGCGATGGAGGAGTTCGTGAGACTGCACAGCTCCTCGAACACGGGGAAGCTCAATTTCTGGAAAGGGCGCAGGAGGGAGTTTTTCGACGCAATAGCCGGGGAGTTCGGGGAGGCAGGCTGGCTGAAAATTCTCTTCCTCCTCGGCGGGTCCCGGGATGAGCGGGTGGCGGCGCTGATGATCTTCGACTACGGGGGTGACTACCTGCTCTACAACTCCGGGTTCGACCCGGCCCACAGGAGGTCTTCACCGGGTATCGTGCTGATATCCGATGCAATAAAGCGCGCAATCGGTGAGGGCAGGAAGCGCTTCGATTTTTTACGGGGAGAGGAGCGGTACAAGTACGAGCTGGGTTCGCGGAACCGGGCCGTTTACCGTGTGGAGTTCGATGTATGA
- a CDS encoding inositol-3-phosphate synthase has translation MGNIRVAIVGVGNCGSALVQGVEYYRSPGEKMADERGQLRGLINSHIGPYGPGDIEIVAAFDIDERKVGRSLKEAIFAKPNSTPVFFSDFKDDNVRVYMSPLLDGFPDHMAEYPEDQVFLPAAREPDDVKKILYDSGAEILVNFLPVGSQKATEFYAGICLELGIAMANCIPVFVASDDDWANRFTERNIPIIGDDIKSQLGATIIHRALAKLFADRGVSLDRTYQINTGGNTDFLNMLNRKRLSSKKISKTESVRSVVGGSLTDENIHVGPSDYVPWQKDNKICFIRLEGQGFAESPIELELRLSVIDSPNSAGVVIDVIRCLKIAIDARMGGPLIEPSSYFMKHPPIQYPDEEAKIGLENFIDNAVRLTKADRELVEIGRKISPR, from the coding sequence ATGGGAAACATTCGGGTTGCTATCGTAGGAGTTGGAAACTGTGGGAGTGCCCTCGTCCAGGGCGTCGAATATTACCGGAGCCCGGGAGAAAAGATGGCAGACGAACGTGGCCAGCTCAGGGGGCTCATCAACAGCCACATCGGCCCCTACGGCCCGGGAGACATAGAGATCGTCGCCGCGTTCGACATCGACGAGAGAAAAGTCGGAAGGAGCCTGAAAGAGGCCATCTTTGCAAAGCCCAACTCCACTCCCGTCTTCTTCAGCGACTTTAAAGACGACAACGTCCGGGTTTACATGTCCCCTCTCCTGGACGGGTTCCCCGACCACATGGCAGAGTATCCCGAAGACCAGGTGTTCCTCCCCGCGGCGCGGGAGCCGGACGACGTGAAAAAGATCCTCTACGACTCGGGAGCCGAAATACTCGTTAACTTCCTACCCGTCGGGTCCCAGAAGGCCACCGAGTTTTACGCAGGCATCTGCCTCGAACTGGGCATCGCCATGGCGAACTGCATTCCCGTGTTCGTCGCCTCCGATGATGACTGGGCAAACAGGTTCACGGAGAGAAATATACCCATAATCGGGGACGATATAAAATCCCAGCTCGGGGCAACGATCATCCACAGGGCACTTGCGAAGCTCTTTGCCGACAGGGGCGTCTCCCTCGACAGGACCTACCAGATCAACACGGGTGGCAACACGGATTTCCTCAACATGCTCAACAGGAAGAGACTTTCCTCCAAGAAGATATCCAAAACCGAGTCGGTGAGGTCTGTTGTGGGCGGGTCCCTGACCGATGAAAACATCCACGTGGGCCCATCGGACTACGTCCCCTGGCAGAAGGACAACAAGATCTGCTTCATCAGGCTCGAGGGACAGGGTTTCGCCGAATCCCCCATAGAGCTGGAACTGCGGCTTTCCGTCATCGACTCCCCCAACAGCGCGGGTGTGGTCATCGACGTCATCCGGTGTCTGAAGATCGCCATCGATGCCCGCATGGGAGGCCCCCTCATCGAACCGTCCTCCTACTTCATGAAGCACCCCCCCATCCAGTACCCGGACGAAGAGGCGAAGATTGGCCTCGAGAACTTCATCGACAACGCCGTGAGGCTCACGAAAGCTGATCGAGAACTTGTAGAAATCGGGAGGAAGATCTCTCCCAGGTAA
- the polX gene encoding DNA polymerase/3'-5' exonuclease PolX, with protein sequence MADNREIAEKLNLIADYLELQDENPFRIRAYRRAAESLMAHPESVEKYTERELTEIPGVGKDIAGKIGELRTGGEIPLLEELRKTVPGELLQLKKIPGLGPKKVSLFFRKLGIDSFEKLKEAIRDGTLLELPGIRAKTVENILRGMEFYEHSRQRLPLGEAYVLAEALTRQIRESGLAESVVVAGSIRRMKETIGDIDILAISESKRELVDLFTALPQVSEILAAGDTKGSVTILNMVQADMLVVPREAFGSALAYFTGSKAHNVRLRQIARKKGLKLSEYGLFREKDGTTVASKTEEEIYRQLGMEFIPPEIREDSGEVEAAIEGKLPRLVTEDMIQGEMHLHSDWSDGFHTLDEIARLMEERGFRYFCVTDHSKSLRIAGGLDENELLRQKEIIEKVNSRKKGVTIFSGVEVDILKDGALDLKYSILRELDFVTGSIHSGLSQSRERATERILAAMQTGVVDMIGHLTGRLIGERAGYEVDVEKIIEEAARHNVVLELNAHPKRLDIDDRTCRMAKAGGVKVAIATDMHHIDDLNNLHFGIGVARRGWLESEDVINTWGTERLIDFLKSRRP encoded by the coding sequence ATGGCAGATAACAGGGAAATTGCCGAGAAGCTGAACTTGATCGCCGACTACCTCGAGCTTCAGGACGAAAATCCCTTCCGGATAAGGGCCTACCGCAGGGCGGCAGAATCCCTGATGGCTCATCCCGAGTCGGTGGAAAAGTATACGGAGAGGGAGCTGACCGAGATCCCGGGGGTGGGAAAGGATATTGCCGGGAAGATAGGGGAGTTGCGCACCGGGGGGGAAATCCCCCTCCTCGAGGAGCTTCGCAAAACGGTCCCCGGCGAACTGCTCCAGCTGAAGAAGATCCCGGGGCTCGGCCCCAAGAAGGTCTCCCTCTTTTTCAGAAAACTCGGAATCGACAGCTTCGAAAAGCTCAAGGAAGCGATCCGTGACGGAACGCTCCTCGAGCTGCCCGGGATCCGGGCAAAAACCGTGGAGAACATCCTGCGGGGCATGGAGTTCTACGAACACTCCCGGCAAAGGCTCCCCCTGGGAGAGGCATATGTGCTGGCCGAAGCCCTGACCCGGCAAATCCGTGAATCGGGCCTCGCTGAATCCGTGGTAGTCGCCGGCTCGATACGGAGGATGAAGGAGACCATCGGGGACATCGACATACTGGCTATCTCTGAATCGAAGCGGGAGCTGGTAGATCTCTTCACCGCGCTTCCCCAGGTGTCGGAGATCCTCGCAGCAGGGGACACGAAAGGGAGCGTCACCATACTGAACATGGTGCAGGCCGACATGCTGGTGGTCCCCCGGGAGGCCTTCGGCAGCGCCCTGGCCTACTTCACCGGGTCAAAAGCCCACAACGTGCGGCTGCGGCAAATAGCCAGGAAAAAGGGGCTGAAACTGTCCGAATACGGCCTGTTCAGGGAAAAGGACGGCACGACGGTCGCCTCGAAAACAGAGGAGGAGATCTACCGGCAGCTGGGAATGGAATTCATACCGCCGGAGATACGGGAGGACTCGGGCGAGGTGGAAGCGGCGATCGAGGGAAAACTCCCCCGCCTCGTCACGGAAGACATGATACAGGGGGAGATGCACCTCCACAGCGACTGGAGCGACGGCTTCCACACCCTCGATGAAATAGCACGGCTCATGGAGGAGAGGGGGTTTCGCTATTTCTGCGTCACGGACCACTCAAAGTCCCTGCGGATAGCCGGAGGGCTCGACGAAAACGAACTGCTGCGGCAGAAGGAAATCATCGAAAAGGTCAACAGCAGGAAGAAGGGGGTCACGATTTTTTCCGGAGTTGAAGTTGACATCTTAAAAGACGGGGCGTTAGATTTGAAATACTCCATCCTTCGGGAACTCGACTTCGTCACGGGGTCCATTCACTCCGGTCTCTCCCAGTCCCGGGAAAGGGCCACCGAAAGGATACTGGCGGCCATGCAGACGGGGGTCGTGGATATGATCGGGCACCTGACGGGAAGGCTTATCGGGGAGAGGGCGGGATACGAGGTGGATGTTGAAAAGATCATCGAGGAGGCGGCGAGACACAACGTGGTGCTGGAGTTGAACGCCCATCCGAAAAGGCTGGACATCGACGACAGGACCTGCAGGATGGCAAAGGCAGGCGGGGTAAAGGTGGCCATCGCGACGGATATGCACCACATCGACGATCTTAACAACCTTCACTTCGGGATCGGCGTTGCCCGGAGAGGCTGGCTGGAGTCGGAGGACGTGATAAACACCTGGGGGACGGAGCGTCTCATCGATTTTTTAAAAAGTCGGCGTCCCTGA
- the hisC gene encoding histidinol-phosphate transaminase — translation MKKKQLVRKNVRKMSGYVAGEQPGTLRYIKLNTNENPYPPSPKVLEAIKKAGRKELRLYPDPDLTPLIRRASRVYNVPENCILGGNGSDELLAILTRVFAGEGDRVVYPHPTYTLYETLVHIQGAEPVTVPFPDDYTLPEEISSVPGKILFLANPNSPSGTFTPAGTIKKVARKFGGIVVVDEAYVDFAEETALGLVGSCDNVVVLRSFSKSFSLAGIRLGLSFAPAWITDEMRKVKDSYNVNSISLTAGCAALGHMPWMRRNAKKIVRTRERLTASLEKLGFFVFPSAANFVLARIKGVGLNGLYRDLKKKKILVRYFNTERLFDCVRITVGTDEEIDILLKNLERITGKPGS, via the coding sequence ATGAAGAAAAAACAGCTGGTGAGAAAAAACGTGAGAAAAATGTCCGGGTACGTAGCCGGGGAGCAGCCGGGCACGTTGAGATACATCAAGCTGAACACGAACGAAAACCCCTACCCGCCCTCTCCAAAAGTGCTGGAGGCGATAAAAAAGGCGGGCCGCAAGGAGTTGAGGCTCTATCCCGACCCCGACCTGACTCCCCTCATACGGAGGGCCTCCCGGGTATACAACGTTCCGGAAAACTGCATCCTGGGCGGAAACGGATCGGACGAGCTCCTCGCCATTCTGACCCGGGTCTTTGCCGGCGAGGGAGACCGGGTCGTTTACCCCCACCCCACCTACACCCTCTATGAGACCCTCGTGCACATTCAGGGAGCGGAGCCGGTGACGGTCCCCTTTCCCGACGACTATACCCTCCCGGAAGAAATCTCCTCGGTACCGGGGAAGATACTCTTTCTGGCAAACCCCAACTCGCCCTCCGGCACCTTCACGCCCGCCGGCACGATCAAGAAGGTGGCCAGAAAGTTCGGGGGGATCGTGGTGGTCGACGAGGCCTACGTCGACTTCGCCGAAGAAACCGCCCTCGGCCTGGTAGGCTCATGTGACAACGTGGTCGTCCTGCGCAGCTTTTCCAAGTCATTCTCGCTGGCAGGAATCCGGCTCGGCCTCTCCTTTGCGCCCGCCTGGATCACCGACGAGATGAGGAAGGTAAAGGACTCATACAACGTCAACAGCATCTCCCTCACCGCGGGGTGTGCGGCACTCGGCCACATGCCGTGGATGAGAAGAAACGCGAAAAAAATCGTCCGGACGAGAGAGAGGCTCACGGCATCCCTTGAAAAACTCGGCTTCTTTGTCTTTCCCTCGGCCGCAAACTTCGTGCTCGCCAGGATAAAGGGCGTCGGGCTGAACGGGCTCTACCGGGACCTGAAAAAGAAAAAGATCCTGGTTCGCTACTTCAACACGGAGCGCCTCTTCGACTGTGTCAGAATCACCGTGGGAACCGACGAGGAGATCGACATCCTCCTGAAAAACCTGGAGAGGATAACGGGGAAGCCGGGCAGCTGA
- a CDS encoding DUF1848 family protein, which translates to MGEIVSVSRRTDIPAFHWEWFARSLEGGSVSVKNPFSGRPYTVSLLPEDVACFVFWTKNPAPALGKIEELAGKGQPVFFHVTINGYGGFLEKKVPSWRSVAGAVRDLSDVLGKDRVFWRFDPLLPFEEGGRTLARFRRIADSISHRVSRCYVATFHPYVKAARRLSAHDFPEKGGHDAGLLRKLLSAGREYGLHMLSCASAALAEAGFEKGACIDGEYLLGFVSARGGMKKNPTRPGCGCTDSRDIGTYGSCRHACLYCYAT; encoded by the coding sequence ATGGGAGAAATCGTCAGCGTCAGCAGGAGGACCGACATTCCGGCATTTCACTGGGAGTGGTTTGCCCGCAGCCTCGAAGGGGGGTCCGTCTCCGTGAAAAACCCCTTTTCGGGCAGACCCTACACCGTGTCGCTCCTTCCCGAAGACGTGGCCTGCTTTGTTTTCTGGACGAAAAATCCAGCGCCGGCGCTGGGAAAAATCGAAGAGCTCGCCGGTAAGGGGCAGCCGGTCTTCTTCCACGTGACCATCAACGGATACGGGGGGTTCCTGGAAAAAAAAGTCCCCTCCTGGCGGTCCGTCGCCGGGGCCGTCCGGGACCTTTCGGACGTGCTGGGGAAAGACAGGGTGTTCTGGAGGTTCGATCCGCTGCTGCCCTTCGAGGAGGGCGGGCGCACCCTCGCACGCTTCAGGCGCATAGCAGATTCGATATCTCATCGTGTTTCACGCTGTTACGTGGCCACCTTCCACCCCTACGTCAAGGCGGCACGACGACTCAGCGCCCACGATTTCCCGGAAAAGGGGGGACACGATGCCGGCTTGTTGCGAAAGCTCCTTTCCGCCGGGAGAGAATACGGCCTCCACATGCTGTCGTGCGCGAGCGCGGCCCTTGCGGAGGCGGGGTTCGAGAAAGGCGCCTGCATCGACGGGGAGTACCTCCTGGGGTTTGTCAGCGCCCGGGGAGGGATGAAGAAGAACCCCACCAGGCCCGGATGCGGGTGCACCGACAGCAGGGACATAGGCACCTACGGGAGCTGCCGGCACGCCTGCCTCTACTGCTACGCAACGTGA
- a CDS encoding pyridoxal phosphate-dependent aminotransferase, producing the protein MAQLYAKAIKEALTRSSWIRKMFEEGARLKREFGDENVFDFSIGNPFGDPPPAFYTTLIEILSKPEPGMHAYMENAGYPAVREKKARELAKMTGRDFEGKNVLMTAGAAGGLNVVLKALLNPGEKVICFSPYFVEYLFYVENFAGVPVVLETGKDFEPDPDSLERSLSDEVKAVILNTPNNPTGRVYREDTLEGMGKILERHEERTGRAVYAISDEPYREVVFGEAPFIPPAAHIRNSVVVYSHSKDLNIPGERIGYAAISPDATLSDEIFEAMVFANRTLGFVNAPALMQRVSGAVESAGPDLSVYRANREALAGIFTDGGIDFLLPEGGFYFFPKVPAGVSEAAFIDAARENRILIVPGSGFGCPGHFRVAYCTSSEVVRRSSEAWRRFLSQVMSP; encoded by the coding sequence GTGGCTCAATTGTACGCGAAGGCGATAAAGGAGGCCCTGACCAGGAGCTCCTGGATACGGAAAATGTTCGAGGAGGGAGCGAGGTTGAAGAGGGAGTTCGGCGACGAAAACGTCTTCGATTTTTCCATCGGCAATCCCTTCGGCGACCCGCCCCCCGCATTCTACACCACGCTGATAGAAATCCTCTCCAAACCCGAGCCCGGTATGCACGCCTACATGGAAAACGCAGGCTATCCCGCCGTGAGGGAAAAAAAGGCGAGGGAACTCGCAAAGATGACGGGAAGGGACTTCGAGGGAAAAAATGTCCTGATGACCGCCGGCGCGGCTGGTGGCCTGAACGTCGTTTTGAAGGCGCTCCTGAACCCCGGAGAAAAAGTCATCTGCTTCTCACCCTACTTCGTGGAATACCTCTTCTACGTGGAAAACTTCGCCGGCGTTCCCGTCGTTCTCGAAACGGGGAAGGATTTCGAGCCCGATCCTGACAGCCTTGAAAGGAGCCTGTCCGACGAGGTAAAGGCGGTCATTCTCAACACGCCCAATAACCCGACGGGCAGGGTATACCGGGAAGATACGCTCGAAGGAATGGGAAAGATCCTGGAGAGGCACGAAGAGAGAACCGGCAGGGCCGTGTACGCGATTTCAGACGAGCCCTACCGGGAGGTCGTGTTCGGGGAGGCGCCCTTCATCCCCCCGGCGGCCCACATACGCAACTCCGTCGTCGTCTACTCCCACTCGAAGGATCTGAACATCCCCGGGGAGAGGATCGGCTACGCGGCCATATCACCCGACGCTACCCTGTCCGATGAAATTTTCGAAGCCATGGTGTTTGCAAACCGGACCCTGGGATTCGTCAATGCGCCGGCCCTGATGCAGAGGGTTTCGGGAGCCGTCGAAAGCGCCGGGCCGGACCTTTCCGTGTACCGCGCCAACAGGGAGGCCCTCGCGGGGATATTCACCGACGGGGGAATCGATTTTCTCCTCCCCGAGGGGGGCTTTTACTTTTTCCCGAAAGTTCCCGCAGGGGTGAGCGAAGCCGCCTTCATCGACGCGGCGAGGGAGAACAGGATTCTCATCGTCCCCGGCAGCGGGTTCGGCTGCCCCGGGCACTTCCGGGTCGCCTACTGCACCTCTTCCGAAGTCGTCAGGAGGTCTTCGGAGGCCTGGAGAAGATTTTTGTCACAGGTGATGAGCCCATGA
- a CDS encoding glycosyltransferase: MKIAVISYHTCPYEPFGRGYSGGMNVFLRELIERLSFMGVSVDVFTRSVDDDYVSVKNEHLKVYHVGCRLPPSPSLADFLAAGGRFSEGVLGCLGEGTDLAFSNYWLSAPVSLAVKARMGIPVVHMNHTLEKVKEKFSKTAYPSDALRQARLFWEFFAQKFADRVIFPSRRDFEVSGALYPFLGKKGVVVYPGISEEFLDSPCRRVEARGEIGVPEDVFLFLFSGRDERTKNAEGLIAAFKELDRKRCRLLVLGGGAYPGEGIQCLPAQARESLAATMDASDCIVVPSFYESFGFFAMEALARGKPVVVPAGTFIGDLTADYDLGEVFDPGQRGSLARALGSCVERKDRFRERAPEIAARAGQFTWERSSSRFLQVLDQLS; this comes from the coding sequence ATGAAAATTGCCGTCATCTCCTATCACACCTGCCCCTACGAGCCCTTCGGCCGGGGATACTCGGGGGGGATGAACGTGTTTTTGCGGGAGCTGATCGAGCGCCTGTCCTTCATGGGCGTTTCCGTAGATGTCTTTACCCGCTCTGTTGACGATGATTACGTTTCCGTGAAGAATGAGCACCTGAAGGTGTACCACGTGGGGTGCCGCCTTCCCCCATCCCCGTCTCTGGCAGATTTCCTCGCCGCGGGAGGCCGTTTTTCCGAGGGCGTGCTCGGGTGTCTCGGTGAGGGGACCGACCTTGCCTTCAGCAATTACTGGCTTTCGGCACCCGTTTCCCTTGCGGTGAAAGCACGGATGGGCATCCCCGTTGTGCACATGAACCATACCCTGGAAAAAGTGAAGGAAAAATTCTCGAAAACCGCATATCCGTCGGATGCACTCCGCCAGGCGAGGCTTTTCTGGGAATTTTTTGCACAGAAGTTCGCAGACCGGGTAATTTTCCCCTCCCGGAGGGATTTCGAGGTGTCAGGCGCCCTGTACCCCTTTTTGGGGAAAAAGGGCGTCGTCGTTTACCCGGGGATATCGGAGGAGTTTCTCGACTCACCCTGCCGGCGGGTCGAGGCGCGCGGGGAGATCGGCGTCCCGGAGGATGTTTTTCTCTTTCTGTTCAGCGGCAGGGATGAGAGGACGAAGAACGCAGAGGGACTCATTGCCGCATTCAAAGAGCTTGACCGGAAGAGGTGCCGGCTGCTCGTTCTCGGCGGCGGCGCGTATCCGGGAGAGGGGATACAGTGCCTTCCGGCACAGGCGAGGGAGTCCCTCGCCGCCACGATGGATGCGTCGGACTGTATCGTGGTCCCTTCCTTTTACGAGAGCTTCGGGTTTTTCGCGATGGAAGCCCTTGCGCGGGGAAAGCCGGTCGTCGTTCCTGCCGGGACGTTTATCGGCGACCTCACCGCGGATTACGATCTGGGCGAGGTTTTCGATCCCGGGCAGAGAGGTTCGCTTGCCCGGGCGCTCGGGTCCTGCGTCGAGAGAAAAGACCGATTTCGGGAAAGAGCCCCCGAGATTGCGGCGAGGGCCGGACAGTTTACCTGGGAGAGATCTTCCTCCCGATTTCTACAAGTTCTCGATCAGCTTTCGTGA
- a CDS encoding UvrD-helicase domain-containing protein has product MRKYKLIPDGEKLRDLNLERDLNEAQREAALHRENPLLVIAGAGSGKTRTLIYRVACLISYGIDPESILLLTFTRKAAEEMLRRAALMTDARCEKVAGGTYHSFANGILRQYAHLTDYTNNFTILDRSDAFDLVGLVREELGYAGRMVRFPRKETVGEIISKSINKTSSIEDVILSDFTHFSYVTGDIEKIAIHYADMKREKNLMDYDDLLVNLVKLLSDHPEVREALSNRYRYIMIDEFQDTNRLQAEISFLLAENHRNIMAVGDDSQSIYSFRGADFRNIMDFPSMFPDTRILYLXLYLEENYRSTQPILDLTNVIIERAEEKFPKRLFTSKRGGDPPWLVATPNEKMQSLFVADKILELHEEGVDLKDMAVLFRASFLSFDLEIELAKRNIPYRKFGGFKFMETTHVKDVLAILRIIANPLDEISSLRAFRLAEGIGKKKAAALARRLMGGESMRQVAEELAKGGRSEECARLSELLITLSGDDMPLTERVQLINNFYRPVMEKKFDNYPKRLKDLDQLEVIAERYRKLETFLTDVTLEPIEASVADVTGTDRETDYLTLSTIHSAKGLEWHTVFIIWVLDGRIPSLKSIDDPYQLEEERRLLYVAATRAKTNLFFSSPIHIFDRQTQSVLSKPSRFIEGIPQKLLPRYTLYEYEYE; this is encoded by the coding sequence ATGAGGAAATACAAGCTCATACCCGACGGGGAAAAACTGAGAGACCTGAACCTGGAAAGGGACCTGAACGAGGCCCAGCGGGAGGCGGCCCTTCACCGGGAAAATCCCCTTCTCGTCATCGCCGGCGCGGGATCCGGGAAGACGAGGACACTCATCTACCGGGTCGCCTGCCTGATATCCTACGGGATCGATCCCGAGTCGATACTTCTGCTCACCTTCACGAGAAAAGCTGCGGAGGAGATGCTGAGAAGGGCTGCCCTCATGACCGACGCACGATGTGAAAAGGTGGCGGGGGGGACGTACCACTCCTTTGCAAACGGCATCCTGAGGCAGTACGCGCACCTGACCGATTACACGAACAACTTTACCATCCTCGACCGGAGCGACGCCTTCGACCTCGTGGGACTGGTGAGGGAGGAGCTGGGATACGCGGGAAGGATGGTCAGGTTTCCCCGGAAGGAAACGGTGGGGGAAATTATCAGCAAGTCGATCAACAAGACCTCATCGATTGAAGACGTGATCCTGTCTGATTTCACCCACTTTTCCTATGTTACCGGCGACATCGAAAAGATCGCCATCCACTACGCGGATATGAAGCGGGAAAAGAACCTCATGGACTACGACGACCTCCTGGTGAACCTGGTCAAGCTTCTTTCCGACCACCCGGAGGTGAGGGAGGCACTCTCGAACCGGTACCGGTACATCATGATAGACGAGTTCCAGGACACAAACCGCCTCCAGGCAGAGATATCCTTCCTGCTGGCAGAAAATCACAGGAACATCATGGCCGTGGGAGACGACTCCCAGAGCATATACTCCTTCCGGGGAGCGGATTTCAGGAACATCATGGACTTTCCCTCCATGTTTCCCGACACCAGGATCCTGTATCTNNTCCTGTATCTCGAGGAGAACTACCGGTCCACCCAGCCCATCCTCGACTTGACGAACGTCATCATCGAGAGGGCCGAGGAAAAGTTCCCGAAGAGGCTCTTTACGAGCAAAAGGGGAGGCGACCCCCCGTGGCTCGTCGCCACGCCGAACGAAAAAATGCAGTCCCTCTTCGTGGCCGACAAGATACTGGAGCTGCACGAAGAGGGGGTCGACCTGAAAGACATGGCCGTCCTCTTCCGGGCATCCTTCCTCTCCTTCGACCTCGAGATCGAACTCGCCAAGAGGAACATTCCCTACCGGAAATTCGGCGGCTTCAAATTCATGGAAACGACCCACGTCAAGGACGTGCTGGCCATACTGCGCATCATCGCAAACCCCCTTGACGAAATAAGCTCCCTTCGGGCATTCAGGCTCGCCGAGGGGATTGGAAAGAAAAAAGCCGCCGCGCTGGCCCGAAGGCTGATGGGCGGCGAGTCCATGCGCCAGGTAGCGGAAGAGCTCGCCAAAGGGGGGAGGAGCGAGGAGTGTGCGCGGCTGTCCGAACTCCTCATCACGCTCTCGGGGGACGACATGCCGCTGACGGAGAGGGTACAGCTCATCAACAACTTCTATCGGCCGGTCATGGAAAAAAAGTTCGACAACTACCCGAAAAGGCTCAAGGACCTCGACCAGCTCGAGGTCATCGCCGAGCGGTACAGGAAACTCGAAACCTTCCTGACCGATGTGACGCTCGAACCCATAGAGGCGAGTGTCGCCGACGTAACGGGGACGGATAGGGAAACGGATTACCTCACCCTCTCCACCATCCATTCGGCCAAAGGCCTCGAGTGGCATACCGTCTTCATCATATGGGTCCTCGACGGCAGGATTCCGTCCCTCAAATCCATCGATGACCCCTACCAGCTCGAGGAGGAAAGACGGCTCCTCTACGTGGCCGCCACGAGGGCGAAGACGAACCTGTTCTTCTCATCCCCCATTCATATCTTCGACCGGCAGACCCAGTCCGTGCTTTCAAAGCCCTCCCGGTTCATAGAGGGGATCCCCCAGAAACTGCTGCCCCGCTACACGCTGTACGAATATGAGTATGAATAG